The Deltaproteobacteria bacterium genome contains a region encoding:
- a CDS encoding VWA domain-containing protein produces MKTNWIETDAYDRAVLARLQEESPSLRALVESGSKLLPHFDGFVRDLFALLFKLNIVAHAEAEVAPSAAFYGVLITHLRTVPILDTLRQQTVLDETRAGLATLLLGERLLELIKSERLLTRAEMLDFWSLEQQEDELSTRRDEAESAAELRQRAASKASERQLGELEGRMRREIEGGQRRLQHRAKQMRSALADAAERSRGRIEAQAQRVAQDLDDTTEQTHSWSLELGTGRRPTPGTQLELGRRLANNRKLRRLAQMVGRMRESALALRQKMFERASAEVYDIGLGAELSRLLPPELLALRQRALRRDFSRRLLDGQLLQYALRAPQEKGRGPMIVCLDGSSSMAGDKEIWSKAVTLTLLDIARRQRRRFRSICFSSADMPLQVLDLNQWQLYEAQLPQVLELAEYFPGGGTDFQKPLSAALECLRHTRHRRGDIVFITDGECRVTPEWLSEFKREKQRLGFSLFSVLIDIGPNALATLREFSDKIATISQLSSDAGRDIFLKL; encoded by the coding sequence ATGAAAACCAACTGGATTGAAACCGACGCCTATGATCGGGCGGTGTTGGCGCGCTTGCAAGAGGAGTCGCCGTCGCTGCGCGCGCTGGTGGAAAGCGGGAGCAAGCTGCTGCCCCACTTCGACGGTTTCGTCCGCGATCTGTTTGCGCTGCTCTTCAAGCTCAACATCGTCGCCCACGCCGAGGCCGAGGTGGCACCGAGTGCGGCGTTCTACGGCGTGCTGATCACCCACCTGCGCACCGTGCCGATCCTCGACACGCTACGCCAACAGACGGTGCTGGACGAGACCCGCGCCGGCCTGGCCACGCTGCTCTTGGGTGAGCGCCTGCTCGAGCTGATCAAGTCCGAGCGGCTACTGACGCGCGCCGAGATGCTCGACTTCTGGAGCCTGGAACAGCAGGAGGACGAGCTCAGTACTCGGCGCGACGAAGCCGAGAGCGCGGCCGAGCTGCGCCAGCGGGCGGCCTCGAAGGCGAGCGAGCGGCAGCTCGGCGAACTCGAAGGCCGGATGCGGCGCGAGATCGAGGGCGGGCAACGCCGCCTGCAACACCGCGCCAAGCAGATGCGCAGCGCGCTCGCCGACGCCGCCGAGCGCAGCCGCGGGCGGATCGAGGCGCAGGCACAACGCGTCGCTCAAGACCTGGACGACACCACCGAGCAGACGCACAGCTGGAGTCTCGAGCTGGGCACCGGCCGCCGCCCCACCCCGGGCACCCAGCTCGAACTCGGCCGGCGCCTGGCGAACAACCGGAAGCTGCGCCGGCTGGCGCAGATGGTCGGCCGCATGCGCGAGAGCGCGCTGGCCTTGCGCCAGAAGATGTTCGAGCGCGCCAGCGCGGAGGTCTACGATATCGGCCTCGGCGCCGAACTCAGCCGGCTGCTGCCGCCCGAGCTGTTGGCGCTGCGCCAGCGCGCGCTGCGCCGCGATTTCTCGCGCCGCCTGCTCGACGGCCAGCTGCTGCAATACGCCCTGCGCGCGCCGCAGGAAAAAGGCCGGGGGCCGATGATCGTCTGCCTCGACGGTTCCTCGTCGATGGCCGGCGACAAGGAAATCTGGTCGAAGGCGGTGACCCTGACGCTGCTCGACATCGCCCGCCGCCAGCGACGGCGCTTTCGCTCGATTTGCTTCTCCTCGGCCGACATGCCCTTGCAGGTGCTCGACCTCAACCAGTGGCAACTCTACGAAGCGCAGTTGCCGCAGGTGCTGGAGCTGGCCGAGTACTTCCCCGGCGGCGGCACCGATTTCCAAAAACCGCTGAGCGCGGCGCTGGAATGCTTGCGCCATACCCGGCATCGCCGCGGCGACATCGTCTTTATCACGGACGGCGAATGCCGTGTCACACCTGAGTGGCTGAGCGAATTCAAGCGCGAGAAGCAGCGGCTCGGCTTCTCGCTGTTCTCGGTCCTGATCGACATCGGCCCCAACGCGCTCGCCACGCTGCGCGAGTTCAGCGACAAGATCGCCACCATTTCACAGCTCAGCAGCGACGCCGGCAGGGACATCTTCCTCAAGCTCTGA
- the gcvH gene encoding glycine cleavage system protein GcvH — protein sequence MILRFSEDDLWVRGESDRVEIGLSDHGQSKLGEIIAVELPEVGSAVECGEPFGELESVRTSLELDSPVTGTVVSVNAELMENANLINEDPYHEGWLIEVALRDESELEALLGADEYEELVETDRDED from the coding sequence ATGATCCTGCGCTTCAGCGAAGACGATCTGTGGGTGCGCGGGGAGAGCGACCGCGTCGAGATCGGCCTATCGGATCACGGACAGAGCAAGCTCGGCGAAATCATCGCCGTGGAGCTGCCGGAAGTGGGCAGCGCGGTCGAGTGCGGCGAGCCCTTCGGCGAGCTGGAGTCGGTACGCACCAGTCTCGAGTTGGACTCGCCGGTGACCGGAACGGTGGTGTCGGTCAATGCCGAGCTGATGGAGAACGCCAACCTCATCAACGAGGACCCCTACCACGAGGGCTGGCTCATCGAGGTCGCGCTCCGTGACGAGTCGGAGCTGGAAGCGCTGTTGGGTGCCGACGAATACGAAGAGCTGGTCGAAACTGATCGCGACGAAGACTGA
- a CDS encoding AAA family ATPase, with protein sequence MTAGALLSRCREELAQLFLERGDLIDGALSALLAGQHVLIIGPPGTAKSMLADELCRRLDGAQYFQWLLTKFTTPEELFGAVSLAALENDDYRRVTTHKLPEAHIAFLDEVFKANSSILNALLTLMNERRFHNGRAVAEVPLITLFGASNELPEEDELQALYDRFLVRFVVGYIEEDFRFLKMLQAKPAEARAMLSLDDLRALQAARREVVIPAHIYRSLADIRRQLARKQVIASDRRYRQSLSLLQGRALLCGRTAVVEEDLFVLDHVLWREPAQRNEVHATIHQLLRGYEDEVRELLYQTRELRDYAHRQWENNELRSRAVVEAHTKIRNILAKVTTILDEARAVGRPLDTVQAVKDEIEGIQQRMLAAL encoded by the coding sequence ATGACTGCGGGCGCGTTGCTCAGTCGCTGCCGTGAAGAGCTGGCACAGCTGTTCCTCGAACGCGGCGATCTCATCGATGGCGCGCTCAGCGCGCTGCTGGCCGGGCAACACGTGTTGATCATCGGGCCGCCGGGCACCGCCAAGTCCATGCTCGCCGACGAGCTCTGCCGGCGGCTCGACGGCGCCCAGTACTTTCAGTGGCTGCTGACCAAGTTCACCACCCCGGAAGAACTCTTCGGCGCGGTCAGCCTGGCGGCGCTGGAGAACGACGACTATCGCCGGGTGACGACGCACAAGCTGCCGGAGGCCCACATCGCCTTCCTCGACGAGGTGTTCAAGGCCAACTCCTCGATCTTGAACGCGCTGCTGACGTTGATGAACGAACGGCGCTTTCACAACGGCCGGGCGGTGGCGGAGGTGCCGCTGATCACCCTGTTTGGGGCCAGCAACGAGCTGCCGGAAGAGGACGAATTGCAGGCGCTGTACGATCGCTTCCTGGTCCGCTTTGTTGTCGGCTACATCGAAGAGGACTTCCGCTTCTTGAAGATGTTGCAGGCCAAGCCGGCCGAGGCGCGGGCGATGCTGTCGCTCGACGACCTGCGCGCGCTGCAGGCGGCGCGACGCGAGGTGGTGATTCCGGCGCACATCTATCGCTCGCTCGCCGACATTCGCCGCCAGCTGGCGCGCAAGCAGGTCATCGCCTCCGATCGCCGCTACCGCCAGAGCTTGTCCTTGCTGCAGGGGCGCGCGCTGCTGTGCGGCCGCACGGCGGTGGTGGAAGAGGATCTCTTCGTGCTCGATCACGTGTTGTGGCGCGAGCCGGCCCAGCGCAACGAGGTCCACGCCACCATTCACCAGTTGTTACGTGGGTACGAGGACGAGGTGCGTGAACTCCTTTACCAGACCCGCGAGCTGCGCGATTACGCGCACCGGCAGTGGGAAAACAACGAGCTGCGTAGCCGCGCCGTGGTCGAGGCCCACACCAAGATCCGCAACATCCTCGCTAAGGTGACTACGATTCTCGACGAAGCGCGGGCGGTCGGCCGGCCGCTGGACACCGTGCAGGCGGTGAAAGACGAGATCGAGGGCATCCAGCAACGCATGCTGGCGGCGCTGTGA